From the Spiroplasma sp. BIUS-1 genome, one window contains:
- a CDS encoding toprim domain-containing protein — protein MEKIIEELKKLDGVSKKTAEKIVFDLIINEEKLDSLSEMINKIKTTYSECDNCFFFKENNKCSFCDNQNRNKNIICVVSTKLDALKILDSSYNGMIHVLNGEINLNKNIGPEKLKMSELFVRINKGIELLLALNLTFEGEVTSNYIANKAKGIADKISRIARGIPLGGVIDYIDQETLNDAILNRKKM, from the coding sequence ATGGAAAAAATAATAGAAGAATTAAAAAAACTAGATGGAGTAAGTAAAAAGACAGCTGAAAAAATAGTTTTTGATTTAATAATTAATGAAGAAAAATTAGATTCATTAAGTGAAATGATAAACAAAATAAAAACCACATATAGTGAATGTGATAACTGTTTCTTTTTTAAAGAAAACAACAAATGTTCATTTTGTGATAATCAAAATAGAAACAAAAATATAATTTGTGTTGTGTCTACAAAACTAGATGCTTTAAAAATTCTAGATAGTAGTTACAACGGCATGATTCATGTTCTTAATGGAGAAATAAACCTAAATAAAAATATAGGACCTGAAAAATTAAAAATGAGTGAATTATTTGTTAGAATAAATAAAGGAATTGAATTACTACTAGCTTTAAATTTAACTTTTGAAGGTGAAGTTACTTCTAACTACATCGCAAATAAAGCGAAAGGAATAGCTGATAAGATTTCAAGAATCGCTAGAGGAATACCTCTAGGTGGAGTAATTGATTATATAGATCAAGAAACACTAAATGATGCAATTTTAAATAGAAAGAAAATGTAA
- the tmk gene encoding dTMP kinase yields the protein MLFISLEGIDGSGKTTISKMIKDNLMQKGYKVLLTREPGGEPLAEEIRRMILDEKAKITPWAETLLYVAARKQHLDSIILPALKDGTIVICDRFMDSTSAYQGYARNIGMADVAELQNIVLGSTKPDLTIFFDITPKESQIRLMNRKRSADRIEQENQKFHEAVYEGYQILISENSDRIKVVDSRKPINEVLQQVDFLIDNALNERTIK from the coding sequence ATGTTATTTATTTCACTAGAAGGAATTGATGGTTCAGGTAAAACAACTATCTCAAAAATGATAAAAGATAATTTAATGCAAAAAGGATATAAAGTTCTATTGACAAGAGAGCCTGGTGGAGAACCATTGGCAGAAGAGATAAGAAGAATGATTTTAGATGAAAAAGCTAAAATAACTCCTTGAGCAGAAACTCTTTTATATGTTGCTGCAAGAAAACAACATTTAGACTCAATAATTTTGCCTGCCTTAAAAGACGGAACTATAGTAATCTGTGATAGATTTATGGACTCAACTTCAGCATATCAAGGATACGCAAGAAATATTGGTATGGCAGATGTTGCTGAATTACAAAATATAGTTTTAGGTTCTACAAAACCTGACTTAACAATATTCTTTGATATAACACCAAAAGAATCTCAAATTAGATTAATGAACAGAAAAAGAAGTGCTGATAGAATTGAACAAGAAAATCAAAAATTCCATGAAGCTGTTTATGAAGGATACCAAATTTTAATTTCTGAGAACTCAGATAGAATTAAAGTAGTTGATTCAAGAAAACCAATAAATGAAGTTTTACAACAAGTCGATTTCTTAATTGATAACGCACTTAACGAGAGAACAATAAAATAA
- a CDS encoding tRNA1(Val) (adenine(37)-N6)-methyltransferase, which yields MKVENQVLNYKDLKIIQDSDMFNFCIDSVLLSRFWIPSKKYKNILDFGTNNAIIPLIISRYTKANITGVEIQNEACKIAEENISLNELNSQITIFNQDIKEFVKDKNNTYDLVFCNPPFFKISDNSNLNKRSELLTPARHETSITLEEIIFSAKVALKNGGKLLMVHLSERMDEILFLLKNNNFSVKRIQFVYSKEGQDAKRVLIEAVNDGNDGMKILPPLVIHNEDGTYKENILEMFGD from the coding sequence ATGAAAGTAGAAAACCAGGTTTTAAATTATAAGGATCTAAAAATAATTCAAGACAGCGACATGTTTAATTTTTGTATTGATTCAGTTTTGCTTTCAAGATTTTGAATTCCATCAAAAAAATATAAAAACATTTTAGACTTTGGAACAAATAATGCAATAATACCTTTAATAATTTCTAGGTACACAAAAGCAAATATAACTGGAGTTGAGATTCAAAATGAAGCTTGCAAAATTGCTGAAGAAAACATATCTCTAAATGAATTAAACTCTCAAATAACTATTTTCAACCAAGACATAAAAGAATTTGTTAAAGATAAAAACAACACATATGATCTTGTTTTTTGTAATCCTCCATTTTTTAAAATAAGTGATAATTCTAATTTGAATAAGAGAAGTGAACTTCTAACTCCTGCAAGACATGAAACAAGTATTACTTTAGAAGAAATAATTTTTTCAGCTAAGGTTGCTCTTAAAAATGGGGGAAAACTTTTAATGGTTCATCTAAGCGAAAGAATGGATGAAATCCTGTTTTTACTAAAAAATAACAATTTTTCTGTAAAGAGAATTCAATTTGTATATTCAAAAGAAGGACAAGATGCCAAAAGAGTTTTAATAGAAGCGGTTAATGATGGCAATGATGGTATGAAAATTCTTCCTCCATTAGTTATTCATAATGAAGATGGTACATATAAAGAAAATATATTAGAAATGTTCGGTGATTAA
- the tilS gene encoding tRNA lysidine(34) synthetase TilS produces MLNKDKKYILAISGGADSVFLFHYLIENGIKNFVACHVNYNFRKDSNKDAELVTELCEKNNIELKILNIEQNYSQLKDNFESWARKVRYDFFCEELINQKADAILIAHNLNDHVETYLMQKKNKKTVSYYGIKKETTYKEKKIIRPILEFKKSEIVNSLMTKKIDFITDSTNADLKYERNKIRANLNESDFEKYLDEIFQNNSVLQKYEKQFEIIKDQSFLNLNNISSDEKWNEYLVFNFLKTKGLEKEIFFSKKSILKEIIKQLKTSKSFIEIYKGDFVIIKDYEKMYAINKREYVFFEINIEEKKKYESILKDNNIDFDGNLLITNDWKKYQSKISINGITLSKYYKDKKVSYIKRQQNILIFDKSKKILLNKITI; encoded by the coding sequence TTGTTAAATAAAGATAAAAAATATATTTTAGCTATATCTGGTGGAGCAGACAGTGTTTTTTTATTTCATTACCTTATTGAAAATGGAATTAAAAACTTTGTAGCTTGCCATGTAAATTACAACTTCAGAAAAGATTCAAATAAAGATGCTGAGTTAGTAACTGAACTATGTGAAAAAAATAATATCGAATTAAAGATTCTAAATATTGAGCAAAACTATTCACAGTTAAAAGATAACTTTGAGTCTTGAGCCAGAAAAGTAAGGTATGATTTTTTTTGTGAAGAACTTATTAATCAAAAAGCTGATGCAATATTAATTGCCCATAATCTGAATGATCATGTCGAAACATATTTGATGCAAAAGAAAAATAAAAAGACGGTTTCTTATTATGGGATAAAAAAAGAAACTACTTATAAGGAAAAGAAAATCATAAGACCAATTTTAGAATTCAAAAAATCTGAAATAGTAAATTCCTTAATGACAAAAAAAATTGATTTCATAACTGATAGTACAAATGCGGATTTAAAATATGAAAGAAACAAAATCAGAGCAAATTTAAATGAAAGTGATTTTGAAAAATACCTAGATGAGATATTTCAAAATAATTCTGTTTTGCAAAAGTATGAAAAACAGTTTGAAATAATAAAAGATCAAAGTTTTTTAAACCTTAATAATATAAGTTCTGATGAAAAATGGAATGAATACCTAGTATTTAATTTTTTAAAGACTAAAGGTTTGGAAAAAGAAATATTTTTTTCAAAAAAGTCTATTTTAAAAGAAATTATAAAGCAATTAAAAACTTCTAAAAGTTTCATTGAGATATATAAAGGGGATTTTGTAATAATAAAAGATTATGAAAAAATGTACGCGATAAATAAGAGGGAATATGTTTTTTTTGAGATTAATATAGAGGAAAAGAAAAAATATGAAAGTATTTTAAAAGACAACAACATTGATTTTGACGGTAATTTACTAATTACAAATGATTGAAAAAAATACCAATCAAAAATATCTATTAATGGGATTACACTTTCAAAATATTACAAAGACAAAAAAGTTAGTTATATTAAAAGACAACAAAATATTTTAATTTTTGATAAAAGTAAGAAAATACTTTTAAACAAAATAACTATATAA